A part of Puntigrus tetrazona isolate hp1 chromosome 21, ASM1883169v1, whole genome shotgun sequence genomic DNA contains:
- the tenm2b gene encoding teneurin-2 isoform X2 — protein MPYWTPSRHEFSPNSYLFRAQPPTTGASSHHSQTSLRPPLPPPHNHHQSSANSLNRSNQASRRNPQSHAPTAAPPDGPSTPESVQLQDSWALNSSVPLETRHFLFKTPSGSTPLFSSSSPGYPLTGGTVYSPPPRLLPRNTFSRSSFKLKKPSKYCSWKCAAVSAIAAAVLLAILLSYVIALNLLGLNWRLKPTEGHLVNTGLSMSIPGIGDVATVPSGGRGPWVLKNSSINSGELELGQRVSQDVPPGVFWRSLLHLRQPHFLKFNISLGKDALFGVYMRKGLPPSHAQYDYMERLDGKEKWSVIESPRERRSIQTVVQNEAIFVQYLDPGIWHLAFYNDGKEKEPVSFSTVALDSVEECPQNCHGNGECMSGACHCFPGFHGTDCSKVACPVLCSGNGQYSKGVCMCYSGWKGLECDVPQGQCVDPSCGGHGTCTQGSCTCEAGYRGESCEEVDCLDPTCSGHGSCVSGQCHCKPGWSGLLCDVSRAQCPDQCNGHGAYSPDTGLCSCDPNWMGPDCSTEVCSADCGSHGVCVGGVCHCEEGWTGTSCDQRLCNPQCVKHGTCRDGKCQCEQGWNGEHCTIDGCPGLCNGNGQCIMGQNSWHCECHTGWRGPGCSVAMETSCNDNKDNEGDGLVDCMDPDCCTQSSCVTNPLCRGSRDPLQVIQQSQSEVQKVPSFYDRIKMLVGKDSTHIIPGINPFNASLASLIRGQVLTSDGTPLVGVNVTFVKYPHYGHTMTRQDGAFDLVANGGGSLTLRFERAPFLSQERTVWLPWNRFYAMDTVVLQTEEKTTARCDLSGFVKPDPVVLPSPLSSFFSSNPSERHILPESQVLHEQVEIPGTSLKLCYLSSRTSGYLSMLKVIMTPALVPLSLAKVHLMVAVEGHLLQKWFHASPNLAYTYIWDKTDAYRQRVHGLTEALVSVGYEYETCPSQVLWEKRTAVLQGYELNPSNLGGWSLDKHHMLNVRSGILHKGSGENIFLSQQQPPIINSIMGNGRRRSISCPSCSGMAEGNKLLAPMAVACDGEGNLYVGDLNFVRRVYPSLNTTAVLELRNKDLRHSNSPSHKYYLAVDPVSGSLFLSDTNSRQIYRVRSLNGARPLLDNSQVVAGTGEQCVPFDEARCGDGGKAVEATLMSPRGIALDKNGLMYFVDATMIRKVDQNGIISTLIKTNDLTAVRPLSCDSSMDVSQVRLEWPTDLAINPMDNSLYVLENNIILRISENHQVSIIAGRPMHCQVPGIDYSLSKLAIHSALESATAIAISHTGVLYIAETDEKRINRIRQVSTSGEISLLAGAASECDCKNDVNCNCFSGDEGYAADASLNCPASLAVSPDGTLYIADLNNIRVRSVRSNRPNATASGQYEVGSSLEQELYVFGPDGLHRQTVSLITGLALCNFTYGLDGELAAVTDASNNTLRVRREASGSIRLVLLPENQVVTLGMDPAGSLRSVSALSQEVAQLSYYTNTELLASKSDETGWTNFYNYDSEGHLTNVTYPTGVVTSLHREMEETINIDMESSNRDDDVTVITNLSSVEASYTVVQDQVRNSYQLYHNGTLRVSYANGMGISFHTEPHIIAGSVSPTIGRRNITLPTDSGLNSIEWRMRKELTKGKVTVFGRKLRVHSRNLLSIDYDRNTRTEKIYDDHRKFTLRIIYDVQGRPATWLPSSSLALVNVSYSPTGRLVGLQRGSMSEKSEFDTFGRILSRTFVDGKVWSFSYMDKSMVLLLQQSQKQYVFDFDTAGRLTAVTMPSMARHTMATHVSVGYIRNTYNPPESNATIIHDFSEDGRPRATFYLGTGRRVLYKYGKLGKLSEVLYDATAVTFGYDETTGVLKMVNLQSGGFSCTIRYRKLGPLVDKQMYRFSEEGMVNARFDYTYHDNSFRVASIKPVIGETPLPVDLYRYDEISGKVEHFGKFGIIYYDINQIITTAVMTLSKHFDAHGRIKEVQYEIFRSLMYWMTVQYDSMGRVIKRELKIGPYANTTQYRYEYDGDGQLVGVKVDDWSTWRYSYDLNGNLHLLNPGNSARLLPLRYDLRDRITRLGDMQYQLDEDGVLAQRGSDIFEYNSKGLLERAYSRTAGGWSVRYRYDGLGRRVSRRTNEGEHQQYFYADLNYPTRVTHVYNHSRAEITSFYYDLQGHLFAMEVSGGEEYYIASDNVGTPLAIFSSNGQMVKQMQYTAYGEIYHDSNPDFQLILGFHGGLYDPLTKLVHFAQRDYDVLAGRWIAPDHTLWPKIGKEPAPFNLYMFKNNNPLSDMIDVKNYVTDVKSWLVMFGFQLSNIIPGFPRHSLYFVDPPYEIVASQDSDSIQLFTGVQHSVDRHNQAFMVLEGRRLNKQRRTKRDKPGYWFGTSTPIIGKGMMIAIKDGHILTDLSSSASEDSRKISQILNNAIYLDGTHYTIDGRDCHFFVKLGLADSDLLALGLSSGHKTLESGINVTVSGRSRRGVTLEIHSAKLTYSIRYGLSTEVLEKERSRLLEQAHQRALSGAWAREQQQAREGREGGRVWAENEKQQLLAMGKVAGYEGYYVLPVEQYPELADSSANIQFLKQNEMGRR, from the exons GGCCGTGGGTGTTGAAGAACAGCAGTATAAACAGCGGGGAGCTGGAGCTGGGTCAGCGTGTCAGTCAGGATGTTCCTCCAGGCGTCTTCTGGAGGTCTCTGCTTCACCTGCGCCAGCCACACTTTCTCAAGTTCAACATCTCCCTGGGCAAGGACGCGCTGTTTGGGGTCTATATGCGGAAAGGCCTGCCTCCTTCACATGCTCAG TATGACTATATGGAAAGGCTTGATGGAAAAGAGAAGTGGAGCGTTATCGAGTCTCCCCGCGAGCGCCGCAGTATTCAGACCGTTGTCCAGAACGAGGCGATCTTTGTGCAGTATCTGGACCCCGGCATCTGGCACCTGGCGTTTTACAACGACGGCAAAGAGAAAGAGCCCGTCTCATTCAGCACTGTGGCCCTAG ATTCGGTGGAAGAGTGTCCCCAGAATTGCCATGGCAACGGAGAGTGCATGTCAGGAGCATGTCATTGCTTCCCAGGATTCCACGGCACGGACTGTTCCAAAG TGGCGTGTCCCGTGCTGTGCAGCGGGAACGGACAGTACAGCAAGGGTGTGTGCATGTGCTACAGCGGCTGGAAGGGACTGGAGTGCGACGTGCCGCAGGGTCAGTGTGTCGACCCCAGCTGTGGCGGTCACGGGACCTGCACCCAGGGCAGCTGCACCTGTGAAGCGGGTTACCGTGGAGAGTCCTGCGAGGAAG tgGATTGTCTTGACCCCACGTGTTCAGGACATGGCAGCTGCGTGTCCGGTCAGTGCCACTGTAAGCCAGGTTGGTCCGGGCTTCTATGTGACGTGTCCAGAGCCCAATGCCCAGATCAGTGCAACGGACACGGAGCCTACAGCCCTGACACGGGCCTCTGCAGCTGTGACCCCAACTGGATGGGCCCCGACTGCTCCACGG agGTGTGTTCAGCAGATTGTGGGAGCCATGGAGTGTGTGTCGGGGGTGTTTGCCACTGTGAGGAGGGCTGGACAGGCACAAGCTGTGACCAGAGACTGTGTAACCCACAGTGTGTGAAACATGGGACCTGCAGGGATGGCAAGTGCCAGTGTGAACAGGGCTGGAACGGAGAGCACTGCACCAtcg ATGGCTGTCCAGGTCTGTGCAATGGGAATGGGCAATGCATTATGGGTCAGAACAGCTGGCACTGTGAGTGCCACACTGGCTGGAGAGGGCCAGGCTGTAGTGTTGCCATGGAGACCTCCTGCAATGACAACAAGGACAATGAAGGAG ATGGTCTGGTTGACTGCATGGATCCAGACTGCTGCACGCAGAGCTCTTGTGTGACCAATCCTCTGTGCCGTGGATCACGTGACCCACTTCAGGTTATCCAGCAGAGCCAATCAGAGGTCCAAAAAGTCCCTTCCTTTTATGACAGAATCAAGATGCTTGTGGGTAAAGATAGCACTCACATCATCCCAGGAATCAACCCATTTAATGCCAG CCTGGCATCTCTAATTCGAGGTCAGGTTTTGACCTCAGACGGCACTCCTTTGGTGGGTGTCAACGTGACCTTTGTAAAATACCCTCACTATGGTCACACCATGACCCGCCAGGATGGCGC TTTTGACCTGGTGGCCAATGGCGGAGGTTCTCTGACTTTACGGTTTGAACGAGCTCCATTTCTGAGTCAGGAAAGAACGGTGTGGCTGCCCTGGAATCGCTTCTATGCCATGGACACTGTGGTGCTACAAACAGAAGAGAAAACTACAGCCAGATGTGACCTGAGTGGTTTTGTCAAGCCTGATCCTGTGGTTCTTCCCTCCCCACTGTCCTCCTTCTTCAGCTCTAACCCTTCAGAGAGACACATCCTCCCTGAGAGCCAG GTGCTTCACGAGCAGGTGGAGATTCCCGGCACCAGTCTTAAACTTTGCTACTTGAGCTCCAGGACCTCAGGCTACCTCTCAATGCTCAAGGTGATCATGACCCCGGCTCTAGTGCCTCTCAGCCTGGCTAAAGTGCACCTGATGGTGGCCGTGGAGGGTCATCTCCTTCAGAAGTGGTTCCATGCATCTCCTAACCTGGCTTACACTTATATCTGGGACAAGACTGATGCCTACAGGCAGAGGGTCCATGGCCTGACCGAGGCTTTGG TATCTGTGGGGTACGAGTATGAGACATGTCCCAGTCAGGTCCTGTGGGAGAAAAGGACAGCTGTGCTGCAGGGATACGAGCTCAACCCCTCAAACTTGGGCGGCTGGTCTTTAGACAAACACCACATGCTGAACGTCCGCAGCG GCATCCTTCATAAGGGCAGCGGTGAGAATATCTTCCTCTCCCAGCAGCAGCCGCCCATCATTAACAGTATTATGGGTAATGGCCGAAGACGCAGCATCTCATGTCCAAGCTGCAGCGGGATGGCTGAGGGCAACAAACTGCTGGCGCCGATGGCCGTAGCCTGTGACGGAGAGGGCAACCTGTATGTGGGTGACCTTAACTTTGTGCGAAGGGTCTATCCGTCCCTCAATACCACAGCTGTACTGGAGCTCAG aaataaagatttaaGACAcag CAACAGTCCAAGCCATAAGTACTACTTGGCAGTGGATCCGGTGTCGGGTTCTTTGTTCCTGTCAGACACCAACTCCCGGCAGATCTACCGCGTTCGTTCTCTGAATGGGGCACGACCGTTGCTGGATAACTCACAGGTAGTAGCGGGGACAGGAGAGCAGTGCGTCCCGTTCGATGAAGCTCGCTGCGGTGATGGAGGCAAAGCAGTGGAAGCCACACTAATGAGCCCAagag GTATTGCATTGGATAAGAACGGCCTGATGTATTTTGTGGATGCTACCATGATACGAAAAGTGGATCAGAATGGCATTATCTCCACTCTGATAAAGACCAATGACCTGACTGCAGTCAGACCCCTCAGCTGTGACTCCAGCATGGATGTCAGCCAG GTGCGTCTGGAGTGGCCTACAGACCTAGCCATCAACCCTATGGACAACTCTCTGTATGTGCTGGAGAATAACATCATCCTGCGTATCTCTGAGAACCACCAGGTCAGCATTATTGCAGGACGGCCCATGCACTGCCAGGTCCCTGGCATTGATTACTCGCTCAGCAAACTAGCCATCCATTCTGCCTTGGAGAGTGCCACAGCCATCGCCATCTCCCACACAGGTGTGCTCTATATTGCCGAAACGGATGAGAAACGCATCAACCGCATACGGCAAGTTAGCACCAGCGGCGAGATCTCCCTGCTGGCTGGTGCTGCCTCCGAATGCGACTGCAAGAATGACGTCAACTGCAACTGTTTCTCAGGAGATGAGGGCTACGCTGCGGACGCCAGCCTCAATTGTCCTGCTTCGCTGGCTGTGTCACCAGATGGTACCCTATACATCGCTGACCTGAACAATATCCGTGTACGTTCGGTCCGCAGCAACCGCCCTAACGCCACAGCAAGTGGACAGTATGAAGTGGGTTCATCTCTGGAGCAGGAGCTATATGTGTTTGGTCCCGACGGCCTTCATAGGCAGACGGTTAGCCTCATTACAGGCTTGGCCCTGTGTAACTTTACCTACGGGCTGGATGGAGAGTTGGCAGCAGTTACCGATGCCTCTAACAATACACTTCGGGTGAGAAGGGAGGCGTCTGGCTCTATCAGGCTTGTGCTTTTGCCAGAGAACCAGGTGGTCACACTGGGAATGGACCCAGCCGGCAGCCTACGTTCAGTGTCCGCCCTCAGCCAGGAAGTGGCACAGCTCAGTTATTACACTAACACAGAACTTTTAGCCTCCAAGTCAGATGAAACTGGATGGACAAACTTTTACAA CTATGACAGTGAGGGTCATCTAACCAACGTCACATATCCCACTGGTGTGGTGACCAGTCTGCATCGTGAGATGGAGGAGACCATCAATATTGACATGGAGAGCTCAAACAGAGATGATGATGTCACAGTCATCACTAATCTCTCATCCGTAGAGGCGTCCTACACTGTGGTTCAAG ACCAAGTGAGGAATAGCTATCAGCTGTACCACAACGGCACACTGCGAGTGTCCTATGCTAATGGAATGGGCATCAGCTTTCACACTGAACCGCACATCATTGCAGGATCGGTGAGCCCGACCATCGGGAGACGCAACATCACTCTACCCACTGACAGCGGCCTCAACTCTATCGAATGGCGCATGAGAAAAGAGCTGACCAAGGGCAAGGTCACAGTGTTTGGCAGGAAGTTGCGC GTCCACAGCAGAAACCTTCTGTCCATTGATTATGACCGCAACACCAGAACAGAGAAGATCTATGATGACCACCGCAAGTTCACTCTGCGCATCATCTATGACGTCCAAGGCCGACCGGCCACCTGGCTCCCCAGCAGCAGCTTAGCCCTGGTCAATGTGTCTTATTCACCCACCGGCCGGTTAGTGGGCTTGCAGAGGGGCAGTATGAGTGAGAAAAGCGAGTTTGACACATTTGGACGGATCCTGTCCCGAACCTTTGTTGATGGGAAAGTTTGGAGCTTCAGCTACATGGACAAa TCCATGGTGTTGCTGCTTCAGCAGAGTCAGAAACAGTACGTCTTTGATTTTGACACAGCGGGACGGCTCACGGCGGTCACTATGCCGAGCATGGCCAGACACACTATGGCCACCCACGTATCAGTTGGTTACATTCGCAACACCTACAACCCCCCAGAGAGCAATGCCACCATTATCCACGACTTCAGCGAAGATGGCCGACCACGCGCTACATTCTACCTCGGAACGGGCCGGCGTGTGCTCTACAAGTATGGGAAGCTTGGAAAGCTCTCAGAGGTGCTGTATGATGCCACTGCAGTCACCTTTGGCTATGATGAAACAACTGGAGTGCTTAAAATGGTCAACTTACAGAGTGGAGGCTTCTCTTGCACTATTCGCTACCGCAAACTCGGCCCCCTGGTGGACAAACAGATGTACCGCTTCTCAGAGGAAGGAATGGTCAATGCTCGTTTTGACTACACCTATCATGACAACAGCTTTAGGGTGGCAAGCATAAAGCCAGTAATAGGGGAAACCCCACTTCCTGTGGACCTGTACCGCTACGATGAGATTTCCGGTAAGGTGGAACACTTCGGCAAGTTTGGCATCATATATTACGACATCAACCAAATCATTACCACAGCAGTGATGACGCTGAGTAAACATTTCGACGCACATGGCCGCATCAAAGAAGTGCAGTATGAGATCTTTCGCTCATTGATGTATTGGATGACGGTGCAATATGACAGTATGGGCCGTGTAATTAAACGTGAACTAAAGATTGGTCCATATGCTAATACCACACAGTACCGCTACGAATATGATGGTGACGGCCAGCTTGTTGGTGTCAAGGTTGATGACTGGTCTACTTGGCGCTACAGCTATGACCTAAATGGAAATCTCCATTTGCTTAACCCCGGTAACAGCGCCCGTCTGCTGCCACTACGCTACGATCTTCGAGACCGAATCACGCGGCTTGGCGATATGCAGTATCAGCTGGATGAGGATGGTGTGCTTGCACAGAGGGGCTCAGATATCTTTGAATACAACTCTAAAGGTCTTCTCGAGCGAGCCTACAGCCGCACAGCAGGAGGTTGGAGCGTCCGCTACCGTTACGATGGTCTGGGTCGGCGTGTTTCCCGCAGAACTAATGAAGGCGAGCATCAGCAGTATTTCTATGCCGACTTGAACTACCCCACTCGGGTCACCCATGTTTACAACCACTCAAGAGCTGAAATCACCTCCTTCTACTATGACCTGCAGGGTCATCTGTTTGCAATGGAGGTCAGTGGTGGGGAGGAATACTACATCGCCTCTGACAATGTAGGCACTCCGCTAGCTATCTTCAGCAGCAATGGGCAGATGGTCAAACAGATGCAGTACACGGCGTACGGAGAGATCTACCATGATTCCAACCCGGATTTCCAGCTCATCTTGGGCTTTCATGGAGGGCTTTATGATCCTCTCACAAAGCTGGTGCACTTCGCCCAGAGAGACTATGACGTGCTGGCAGGGAGATGGATCGCACCTGACCATACATTGTGGCCGAAGATAGGCAAAGAGCCAGCTCCGTTCAACCTGTATATGTTCAAGAACAATAACCCACTCAGCGATATGATTGATGTGAAAAACTATGTTACAG ATGTGAAGAGTTGGCTGGTTATGTTTGGCTTCCAGCTAAGCAATATCATTCCAGGGTTTCCAAGACACTCActttattttgttgaccctCCTTACGAGATAGTTGCCAGTCAAGACTCTGACAGTATTCAG CTTTTCACAGGAGTCCAGCATTCAGTGGACAGACACAATCAGGCCTTTATGGTTCTTGAGGGGAGGCGGCTCAACAAACAGCGGCGCACCAAGCGCGACAAGCCCGGTTACTGGTTTGGCACCAGCACTCCCATCATAGGCAAAGGAATGATGATCGCTATCAAGGATGGTCACATATTAACAGACCTGTCCAGCTCAGCCAGCGAAGACAGTCGCAAAATATCACAGATTCTCAACAACGCCATCTATCTGGACGGCACGCATTACACCATCGATGGACGGGACTGCCACTTCTTCGTGAAGCTTGGACTGGCTGACAGCGACCTTTTGGCCCTGGGTCTCAGCAGCGGCCATAAAACGCTGGAGAGCGGGATCAACGTGACCGTCAGCGGGCGATCCCGTCGGGGCGTCACTTTGGAAATCCACTCCGCCAAACTCACATACAGCATCCGCTACGGGCTGTCAACAGAGGTTCTGGAAAAGGAGCGGAGCCGCCTGTTGGAACAAGCTCACCAGAGGGCGCTGTCTGGAGCCTGGGCCAGGGAGCAACAGCAAGCGCGCGAAGGCAGGGAAGGGGGACGCGTGTgggctgaaaatgaaaagcaacaACTGTTAGCCATGGGGAAGGTCGCAGGCTACGAGGGCTACTACGTGCTCCCAGTAGAGCAGTACCCTGAACTGGCAGACAGCAGCGCTAACATCCAGTTCCTCAAACAGAACGAGATGGGCAGGAGGTAA